The genomic DNA GGCTGCGCGGATTCGGCTGCCAGGATCATGAGGCGGGTCAGGGCGCGGTCCGCCCTGAGCCCGAGGTTCACGGCCTTGATCGCCCATCGGGCCAGGTCCGGATGCAACGGGTGCGCCTGCATTCCCCACAGGGCCATGCCCATGGCCGCGCTTCGGCAGCCCGGGTTTTCTTCGCTCAGGATGAACAGGCCGGGCAGCAGACCGGCCAGGGAGCCGGGCAGGCCCATGCCCAGTTGCCAGCCGGAAAAATGGCGCGCAAAGGCTGGCTGGACCGGGGCGCAGGACGGCAGGGTGCGGGGAATGGCGAATCGATTCATTATGGTTGCCGTTTAGCAGAAATGGGGGGACGGGGCCAGTCGGCCGGTCGGCCGGTCAGCCGGTTGGCGGCGCGAGTTTTTCGAGGTCGTCGAGGATGATTCGGGCGGCGCGGAGGGGCGCGCCGGGGTCGCCGACCATGGTGCGCAGGACGTTGAGCCCGTCCTTGACCTCCCGGTAGGCTTCGGGATCGTCCAGCCAGTTCCGGGCCGTTCGGGCCAGGTTCTCGGGCGAGGCCTTTTTACCGATGAATTCCGGGTAGATTTCTTGGCCCAGGATGAGGTTGGGCAGGGAGATGAATTCGACGTTGACGAGCATTCGACCCACCAGCTCGGACAGGGGAGAGACCTTGTAGGCCACCAGGACCGGGGTGCCGATGAGCGCGGTTTCCAGCGTGACGGTGCCCGAGGCGGCCATGATGAACTTGCACGACCGGAAGGTCTCGTACCGTTCGTCCGGGGAGACGAAGGAAACCGGGATGTCGTCGGGCCACAGGGACCGCAGCAGGGATTCGTCCATGCCCGGTGCGCGGACCAGGACATATTCGAGGCCGGGGTGGTCGGCGGCCAGCAGCCGGGCTGTTTCCGCGAATACCGGGAGCAGGGACGAGACCTCCTTGGTCCGGCTGCCGGGCAGCAGCCCCACGCGGTTTTCGTCGGGCCGCACTGCGTCCAGTCTGTCCAGGGGCAGCACGTCCATGAGCGGGTGTCCCACGTAGTCCACGTCCATGCCGTATTTCGCGTAGAAGTCCCTTTCGAAGGGCAGGATGCAGATGACCTTGCGGACGAACTTGCGCAGGAATTCGGCCCTGCCCGAACGCCACGCCCATATCTGGGGACTGATGTAGTAGTAGACCGGGATGCCGATTTTTTTGGCTATCCGGGCGATGCGGAAATTGAACTCCGGGCAGTCCACAAGGATGATGGCCCCGGGCCGGATGGCCTTGAGCTCGCTCTTGATGACCCTTAGCAGCTTGAGGATACGCGGCAAGCCGCCGAGAATCTCGGTTATCCCCACCAGGGAAATCTCGCGCATGGAGTGGCGGGGCCTGAGGCCCTCCGCTTCCATGGCCGGACCGCCCATGCCCGTGAAGGAGACGCCCGGGTCCGCCTGCCGGAGCGCTTTCATCAGTTCCGCGCCGTGCAAATCGCCGGAGGCTTCGCCCACGCTGAACCAGATGGGGCCTGATGGATTGCCTTTCTGCATGGACAGTTAGTAGCCCATGTGCGGTCCGGCCGCAAGACGAACCGGGGAATGCGCCTCTCCGGGGTTGCCATGGGGGCCGTTGCCCTGTACTACTCACACGCACACGTGAACCCTAGAACGAGGTTACATATATGATGAAAGTCGGAGTCGTCGGCCTGGGTTGGATGGGCAGAGTGCATCTGCGCAACTATACCGAAATGGCGGGCGTGGAAGTTGTCGGAGTGGTCGACGTCGATCCAAAGGCGCGCGAAGAGGTTGAAGCACAGTTCGGCGTGAAGGCCTTTGCCTCCTTGGACGAGCTGCTTGCGCACGACCTGGACGCCATGTCCATCTGCGTGCCTACCAGCCTGCACCATGAGACCGGTCTCAAGGTCATGGACAAGGGCATCAACGCCATCATCGAGAAGCCCCTTGCCGCCACCGCGGCCGAGGGCGAGGAACTCGTGGCCAAGGCCAGAGAAAAGGGCGTGGCCCTTATGGTAGGACACGTGGAACGCTTCAACCCGGCGGTTTCCCGGGTCAAGGAGCTCGTCGGCGACGACGTCATTTCCATCCAGATCGAGCGCGTGGGGCCGTATCCGCCGCGTATTCAGGACGTGGGCGTCATCAAGGACCTCGGGTCCCACGACATCGACCTCATCCGCTACCTGACCGGCTCCGAGTTCAAGACCGTGTACGCGGTCTCCTCCACCTCGCTGGGCAAGCACGAGGATTCCGCCCTCATCACCTGCGAGATGGAAAACGGCGTGCTCGCCAACATCACTACCAACTGGGTCACCCCCTACAAGGGGCGCAAGATCAACGTGGCCTGCGAGTCCAAGTACATCGCGGCCAACCTGATTACCCAGGAGGTCAAGGAATACTCGGCCTTCTCAACCTACGACAAATCCTACTCCGTGCGCGAGTGGCCGCTCATGTTCCGCGAGCCGGTCAAGGCCGAACTGACCGCCTTCCTCGACGCTCTGCGCAACGGCACCCCGGTCCCCATCACCGGAGAGGACGGCCTCGAAGTGCTCAAGACCTTTGAGCGCATCTTCGACTGCCTCGACAAATAGCGACCGGCAAGACAGACAATGCGAAAGCGCCCGCTTCCACGAAGCGGGCGCTTTTTTGCGTTATAAGGCTTCCGGCATTCGGCCGGACGGCGCCTTCGGTCAGGGCGTTTCCCGTGCTATTTCCCGGCCACGGAGTTCTTGTCGGGGGTGGGCTGCTCGGCGGGCGCGGGGACCGTGATGTAGTCCACCACGCCTGAGAGTCCGTTGACCTCGGAGGCGATGGCCAGGGCGGCGGTTTTTTGATGGTAGTCCTTGGCGTTGCCGATGAGCACGGCGTGACTGCGGATAACCTCCACGCGGAGATCGGCCCCCTCAAGCCGCCTGGTTTCGGCCAGTCGGCCGCGCAGCTCCTTGAGCAGTAGCTCGTCTCGGGCCGCGTCTCGGGCGGCCGTTCTTGACGGAGCCGCCGGGTAGAATTTGCAGGTGATGATTTTGACGCCTTCCACGGTGGCCGCCGTGCGGATGGCGTAATTCGCCTGATTGCGGCTTTGCATCTGGCCAACGAGATAGGCTCTGCCCTCGAAGACGTGTGCGGAGATATGGATGCCGTTCAGCTCAAGCCGCTCGCGCAGCCTGCGTTCGACCTGGACGTCGCGGACTATGTGCAGGCTCCCGCCGTCAATATTGTCGCGCGGCAGGTACTCGTTGGCCATGACCGCGGCGTCGTAGCCGGTCATGGCGCCTCCGGCCACTTGCACGGCGGGGTAGAGCGCGCACCCGGCGAGGAGCGCGGAAAGGAGGACGGCCAAAGCCGCCTTGTATGTGATTTCGGGCAGCATTGACCCTAAAGTATAGTCGAATATCTAGAGGTTGTCTAACACAATCGCAGCAATCATCCCTTGATGGCCAGGATATGAATCAGCCCCGCGATGGATTGACGGTCGATTATGTGGAATTCGGGCAGCCGTTCTTTGATGTCGTCCCAGTGGGTCGCGCGGATGGCCAGGATGGCCTTGTCGTGCCTGCCCAGTTCCTCGACGAGTTTGTCGTAGTTGTCGTACTCCGGGTAGTCGTGCCCCGCGTAGTAGGAGTAGATGCCCGAGTAGACCCGGGCCGAGAAGGGCGCGTAGCCGTGCTCTATGTAGTCCCGCAGGATCAGGGCCTGGCGGCGGGGGCTCATGGCGTCGTTCAGGGAGGGGGCGGCAAGCAGACCTACCGGATATATCCACAGGATCATGGCCAGCGCGCAGGTCGCGAGCGCGGCGCGGAATCCCTTGGCGCGCATGGAGAGGATGGCCGCGCCGCCGAGAATGAGCGTTCCGGCGCAGATGCCCATGCCGCGCACGGGCACCGGGATGGGGATGAGGTCGCCCGCCAGGAGCAGGACCGAGCCGAGCACGATCCACAGGCCGCCCACCAGCGTCCAGAGTCTGGCGGCCCGGGCCGCACTCATGGTCCGCAGGTCGTCGGCGATGAGGATGGCCAGCGGCGGGAACATGGGCAGGACGTAGATGAACACCTTGCCGCTCAGGCTCGAAAGAAAGGCGAATGTGACCGCGAACATGATCCAGAGCAGGGTCTTGGGGCCCGCCTGCCGCCGTCCGCCCCACAGGGTTCCCCAGAAAGAGAGGGAGAAGAGCCGTTTCACCGGAGCGGTAAACAGGGCCAGGGTCCAGGGCATCCAGGCCAGCGGGAACGCCGCGAAATACCACCAGAACGGTTCACGGTGATGGAAGGTGTGCGTGGCCCTTTCGAGAATCTGCTTGCCGAGTACGGTGTTGATGAGGAAGGCCGGGCCTTCGGCCAGCACCACGCCCGCCACCCATGCGGCGATCATGCCGAGCATGACCAGGACGCCGAGGGCCGTGCGCCGCGAGAGCAGGCGTCGGGCCTCGCCCTTGAAGAGCAGGAACAGGGAAATGTTGACCAGCGGGAACAGGAAGCCGAGCGGGCCCTTGACCAGGGTGGCCGCTCCGGCCAGGGCAAAGCCCACGACCGGCCACCAGCCTTCGTTCTTGCCGGTGTACGCGCGGTAGAAGACGGCGTGGCTCAGGATAATCAGGGCCGCGAACAGCAGGTCCATGCGCGAGTAGTGCAGCAGGGCGGCGACCATGAAGGAGGACAGCAGAATCAGGGTGGACGCCAGGGAAGTGGTCTTGTCGAATTTCAGCATCCGGGCCAGGGCGTAGGCGGCGAACAGGAAGAAGAGGCCGGACAGGGCCGCGCCCAGGAAGAAGACCTCTGGCGTATTGAACGGGGTCAGCTTGTCGAGCAGCCAGAGGAACCAGAAATAGACCGGCGGCTTGTCCGGGTACGCCTGGCCGTTGAGGGCCAGGACCATCCACTTTCCATTGAGGGCCA from Pseudodesulfovibrio thermohalotolerans includes the following:
- the lpxB gene encoding lipid-A-disaccharide synthase, whose protein sequence is MQKGNPSGPIWFSVGEASGDLHGAELMKALRQADPGVSFTGMGGPAMEAEGLRPRHSMREISLVGITEILGGLPRILKLLRVIKSELKAIRPGAIILVDCPEFNFRIARIAKKIGIPVYYYISPQIWAWRSGRAEFLRKFVRKVICILPFERDFYAKYGMDVDYVGHPLMDVLPLDRLDAVRPDENRVGLLPGSRTKEVSSLLPVFAETARLLAADHPGLEYVLVRAPGMDESLLRSLWPDDIPVSFVSPDERYETFRSCKFIMAASGTVTLETALIGTPVLVAYKVSPLSELVGRMLVNVEFISLPNLILGQEIYPEFIGKKASPENLARTARNWLDDPEAYREVKDGLNVLRTMVGDPGAPLRAARIILDDLEKLAPPTG
- a CDS encoding Gfo/Idh/MocA family oxidoreductase gives rise to the protein MMKVGVVGLGWMGRVHLRNYTEMAGVEVVGVVDVDPKAREEVEAQFGVKAFASLDELLAHDLDAMSICVPTSLHHETGLKVMDKGINAIIEKPLAATAAEGEELVAKAREKGVALMVGHVERFNPAVSRVKELVGDDVISIQIERVGPYPPRIQDVGVIKDLGSHDIDLIRYLTGSEFKTVYAVSSTSLGKHEDSALITCEMENGVLANITTNWVTPYKGRKINVACESKYIAANLITQEVKEYSAFSTYDKSYSVREWPLMFREPVKAELTAFLDALRNGTPVPITGEDGLEVLKTFERIFDCLDK
- a CDS encoding BON domain-containing protein: MLPEITYKAALAVLLSALLAGCALYPAVQVAGGAMTGYDAAVMANEYLPRDNIDGGSLHIVRDVQVERRLRERLELNGIHISAHVFEGRAYLVGQMQSRNQANYAIRTAATVEGVKIITCKFYPAAPSRTAARDAARDELLLKELRGRLAETRRLEGADLRVEVIRSHAVLIGNAKDYHQKTAALAIASEVNGLSGVVDYITVPAPAEQPTPDKNSVAGK
- a CDS encoding glycosyltransferase family 39 protein, with the translated sequence MSALRTIWTRLENHPWLTMTLAVLAQTWFALNNRALWFSDEVRYADAYNNLALNGKWMVLALNGQAYPDKPPVYFWFLWLLDKLTPFNTPEVFFLGAALSGLFFLFAAYALARMLKFDKTTSLASTLILLSSFMVAALLHYSRMDLLFAALIILSHAVFYRAYTGKNEGWWPVVGFALAGAATLVKGPLGFLFPLVNISLFLLFKGEARRLLSRRTALGVLVMLGMIAAWVAGVVLAEGPAFLINTVLGKQILERATHTFHHREPFWWYFAAFPLAWMPWTLALFTAPVKRLFSLSFWGTLWGGRRQAGPKTLLWIMFAVTFAFLSSLSGKVFIYVLPMFPPLAILIADDLRTMSAARAARLWTLVGGLWIVLGSVLLLAGDLIPIPVPVRGMGICAGTLILGGAAILSMRAKGFRAALATCALAMILWIYPVGLLAAPSLNDAMSPRRQALILRDYIEHGYAPFSARVYSGIYSYYAGHDYPEYDNYDKLVEELGRHDKAILAIRATHWDDIKERLPEFHIIDRQSIAGLIHILAIKG